Within Bacillus sp. Marseille-Q1617, the genomic segment TTTTTTGTTTGAGTGAAGGAGAATGTAGCTGTTTTAAAGTTGTGATTGGATTTGAAAAATAATATATGGAAATTGAAAAATAAACTCCGGTTCACCCCTGAACATCCCCTGAACGATTCCCCAATTGTGTATGCTTATCTTTTTAATTAAAAACAATCAACTTTTTCCCTTTTTAGCCCTTTAATTTGTCTATTATCATTAAAAACCCTTCTCCTTATTGAAAAAGCGGGGGATGTTCCCCTAAAAATAAGACCGCTTTAACAAAAACACAAGAAAATGAACACGCAAATGAAGGCGTCCCCTGATTTATTATCGAAAATCGACTTTTTATTATCGAAATCAACGAATGTTTTATCGAAAATCCGGATCTTATTATCGAAATTGAAAATGCTTTTATCAATCATATGGAAATATCGTTGAATTTTGGTCCTTATGATCAGTTGATAAACTATATTAGTGAACACCAAAGAACCCCTTCATTTCACCTAAAGAAATAGTCACAGCTCTTTTTTTCATAACCTTTTCAATACTTCCTCTTAAACCACCGAAGTGACATTAACTTTCCCAGCCCAATCAACATACAATAGCTTAGACTCAAAGGAAGGATCTAAAACAGACTCTAATAAACTCCTTTTCATACGTTTAAAAGTTTTCCAAAACAGGAAAACTTCTAAGGGTAAGTTCTTAATTGCAAAGTTCAATGCCCGATTGTATAATTATAGTCAAATATAGTCAAAGTCAAAATGAGGAGGAGGTTTGATGAGGAACATTTCCGACATCATTGAGAGTTATTTGAAGAATGTTTTGGAACTGAGTGAGAGTGAAATAGTAGAGATAAAAAGAAGCGAAATCGCAGATAAGTTTCAATGTGTTCCTTCTCAAATTAATTATGTGATCAATACCCGTTTCACGATTGAAAGAGGGTATGTGGTTGAAAGTAAGCGTGGCGGCGGGGGTTATATCCGGATTATGAGGGTGAAAGCCCATGACCAGGTCCATCTTATAGATCAGCTTGTATCGCTGGTGACGAAAGCGATCAGTCAAAGTACAGCTGCAGATATTATTTTCAGATTAGTGGAAGAAGATATTATCTCTGAACGGGAAGCCAAGATCATGCTGAGCGTCATGGATCGTTCGGTGATCATGGTTGATCTGCCCGAACGGGATGTGCTTCGGGGAAGAATGTTAAAGGCTATGCTGGATAGCTTGAAGTATGAGTAAGGTTGAGAGGTGAGTTGGATGATTTGTCAAGAGTGTAATGAGAGACCTGCCACTCTTCATTTCACGAAGGTAGTGAATGGGGAGAAAACAGAAGTGCATTTGTGTGAACATTGCGCCCAGGATAAGGGAGATAAATTTATGTTTGATTCTTCACCTGGATTTTCTGTAAATAATTTATTGGCAGGTCTTCTTAATATATCTCCTGCATTCAAGCAGGCGAAAACTTCAGAAGTTCCTCAGCAAGAGGTTTTGCAATGTGAAAAATGCAAGATGACTTTTCAGCAGTTCATCAATGTGGGACGTTTTGGATGTTCTCATTGCTATGAGACGTTTAAGTCACAACTGGATCCGATATTAAAACGAGTGCACAGCGGCAATGTCGAGCATCATGGAAAAGTGCCTGAACGAATGGGCGGAGCGATCCACCTAAAGAAAAGAATTCTTCAATTGAGGACAGATTTGCAGAACTCGATCGAAAATGAAGAGTTTGAGCATGCAGCCCAAATCAGAGATGAGATCCGTTCCCTGGAGAAAGAGGTTAAGAAAGAGGGGGGAGATGCTGGATGAGTCTTGAGAAATTTTTGAGTAATGCTGTCAGCTCCTGGATGAATGAGGAAGGGCCGAACTCGGATATCGTACTTAGCTCCCGGGTGCGGCTGGCCCGTAATTTTACCGATTTCAGATACTCCACTCTTTATTCTGCGGAAGAAGCAAAAGAAATCGTCGAAAGGGTAAGGGATAAGGTGCCTCTATATCCAAAAGATTTAGGTGAATTGGAATTTCTGGCTACGAATGAGATTCAACCTCTTCAAAAAAGGGTATTGATGGAGAAACACCTGATCAGTCCTAATTTAGCTGAGAATGAGAATGATGGTGCAGTGCTTTTATCACATGAAGAAGATGTCAGCATCATGATAAACGAAGAAGATCATATTCGAATACAGTGCTTATACCCGGGTCTTCAGCTGAAGGAAGCGTTGAACCGGGCCAATGAAATTGATGATTGGTTTGAGAGTGAATTTAATTATGCGTTTGATGAGAAACATGGATACTTAACGACATGCCCCACCAATGTTGGAACTGGACTAAGGGCATCTGTCATGATGCACCTTCCCGGTCTTGTGCTGACACAACAGCTGAACCGTATCATACCCGCAATCAATCAGCTTGGTCTGGTGGTAAGGGGGATTTACGGAGAAGGCAGTGAAGCGCTGGGAAATATTTTTCAAATATCGAATCAGATCACTTTAGGTAAATCTGAAGAGGATATTGTGGAAGATTTATTGAGCGTCGTAAAGCAGATCATCGAAAAAGAAGAGTCTGCCAGGCAAGCATTAGTCAAGACATCAAACATACAATTAGAAGACAGAGTGTTCCGCTCGCTGGGAGTACTTGAACACAGCCGCATCATCGAGTCCAAGGAAGCAGCTAAATGTTTATCGGACGTAAGGCTTGGAATCGATTTAGGATACATCAAAAACATATCCAAGAATATATTGAATGAACTAATGATTTTGACTCAGCCCGGGTTTCTGCAGCAATACTCGGGAGGACCGCTTAAACCGAATGAAAGAGATGTAAGAAGGTCTTCTTTGATACGAGAGCGAATTAAACTAGATAAAGACGCATGTGAGGAGGAAGAATAATATGATGTTTGGTCGATTTACAGAAAGAGCACAGAAGGTATTGGCATTGGCCCAGGAAGAAGCAATCCGCTTAGCGCACAGTAATATTGGCACTGAACATATTTTATTGGGACTTGTCCGTGAAGGTGAAGGTATTGCGGCCAAGGCATTGACTGCACTCGGACTCAGCCCGGAAAAGATCCAGAAGGAAGTAGAAGGGCTGATCGGTAAGGGTACAGAGAAATCCCAAACCATTCATTATACACCGAGAGCGAAGAAGGTCATCGAACTGTCGATGGATGAAGCTCGTAAGCTCGGACACTCATATGTGGGCACTGAACATATTTTACTTGGTTTGATCCGTGAAGGTGAAGGCGTGGCTGCAAGAGTACTTGGAAACCTCGGTGTCAGCTTGAATAAAGCAAGACAACAGGTTCTTCAGCTGCTTGGCAGCAACGATTCCAACAATCATCAAGGCGGCGGCAATGCAAACGCAAATACCCCTACACTTGACAGCCTTGCCCGTGATTTAACGGCGATTGCACGTGAAGGAAGCCTGGATCCTGTAATCGGAAGAAGTAAAGAAATTCAACGCGTCATCGAAGTGTTAAGCCGACGTACGAAAAATAACCCGGTGCTGATCGGGGAGCCTGGTGTAGGTAAAACCGCCATTGCCGAAGGACTTGCACAGCAGATCATTGCCAATGAAGTACCGGAAATCCTTCGTGACAAACGTGTTATGACGCTTGATATGGGTACAGTTGTTGCCGGAACGAAATACCGCGGTGAGTTTGAAGACCGTCTTAAGAAAGTGATGGATGAAATCCGTCAGGCAGGAAACATCATTCTGTTTATCGACGAGCTTCATACCTTGATCGGTGCAGGCGGGGCAGAAGGGGCGATTGACGCTTCCAATATCCTAAAACCATCCCTTGCACGCGGTGAACTTCAATGTATCGGTGCGACTACGCTTGATGAGTATCGAAAATATATCGAAAAAGATGCCGCGCTTGAGCGCCGCTTCCAGCCTATTCAAGTGAATGAGCCGACTGCTGAAGAATCCATTCAGATTTTAAAAGGACTGCGTGATCGTTATGAAGCGCATCACCGTGTTTCGATCACGGATGAGGCAATCGATGCCGCGGTTAAATTATCCGACCGTTATATTTCAGACCGGTTCCTGCCGGATAAAGCAATTGATTTAATTGATGAGGCAGGTTCGAAAGTAAGACTGCGTTCATATACGACTCCTCCGAATTTGAAAGAGCTGGAATCAAGACTGGAGGAGATTCGCAAAGAGAAAGATGCAGCTGTTCAGAGTCAGGAATTTGAAAAGGCCGCATCTCTGCGTGATACAGAACAGAAGCTGCGCGAAGAGTTAGAAGAAACGAAAAACACTTGGAAAGAAAAGCAGGGTCAGGAAAATACAGAAGTAACCGTCGAAGATATTGCGACAGTCGTATCGAACTGGACGGGAGTGCCTGTGTCGAAACTTGCACAAACAGAAACAGACCGCCTGTTGAAACTGGAAGAAATCCTTCATTCCCGTGTAATCGGTCAGTCTGAAGCGGTAGTGGCTGTATCGAAGGCAGTCCGTCGTGCCCGTGCAGGATTGAAAGATCCTAAGCGTCCGATTGGTTCCTTCATTTTCTTAGGTCCGACTGGGGTAGGGAAGACAGAGCTTGCCCGTGCATTAGCTGAATCGATGTTTGGCGATGAGGAAGCAATGATCCGGATAGATATGTCTGAGTACATGGAAAAACACTCCACTTCACGGCTTGTCGGGTCGCCTCCAGGATATGTAGGATATGATGAAGGCGGACAGCTGACAGAAAAAGTACGACGGAAGCCATATTCCGTCATTCTGCTGGATGAGATCGAAAAGGCTCACCCTGACGTCTTCAATATCCTGCTGCAAGTTCTGGAAGACGGGCGTCTGACAGACTCTAAAGGAAGAACGGTAGACTTCAGGAATACCGTCCTCATCATGACGTCGAATGTCGGTGCACAATCACTTAAGAGCAATAAGTATGTCGGGTTCAACATCCAGGATGGAAAACAGGATTACAAGGATATGAAAGGAAAGGTCATGGAAGAGCTTAAGAGAGCATTCCGTCCAGAGTTCCTGAATCGTATCGACGAGATCATCGTTTTCCACTCATTAGAGAAAGATCATTTAAAAGAAATTGTCACGCTTATGTCTGATCAGCTTACGAAACGCTTGAAGGAGCAGGATATCCATATCGAACTTTCATCTGCCGCGAAAGAAAAGATTGCTGATGAAGGATTCGATCCGGAATACGGAGCACGTCCGCTGCGCCGCGCGATTCAAAAGCACGTTGAAGATAAACTGTCAGAAGAGCTGTTAAGAGGGAAAGTCCTGACAGGCCAAAGCATTGTAATCGATGTAGAGGATAAAGAATTTGTAGTGAAGGTAAAAGAAGAAGCTAATTCTACTACCTGATCATCTATTGAAAAGAGGTACACGTATTTGTATGACGTGTACCTCTTTTTTAATCACTGGTATAAGAAGAGTATTGGGCATTTTTAAACGGCTCCGGCGGTTGATTGGAGTGCAGGACGAAGACTACAGCGGGAAAATCCACAACGGTAATTTTAGATAGAGTAACAGAAAGCATCTATACATAACCGCGAAGGGCTTTTCATTGAAAGCCTTACACAAAATCGTTACAATCAATCCATTAGTATTGGTATGAATCAACAATAGACAAAATAGAGTAGAAGAGGAGAAGAATTGATTTGGCAAAGAAAAAAACGAAATTTGTATGTTCCTCGTGTGGATACGAGTCGGCTAAATGGATGGGGAAATGTCCAGGGTGCGGTGAATGGAACACTATGGTTGAAGAGGTTGCAATCACTGGCAAGCAGCCAAGGGCTGCGTTTATGCACAGTGAGAAAAC encodes:
- a CDS encoding CtsR family transcriptional regulator; this translates as MRNISDIIESYLKNVLELSESEIVEIKRSEIADKFQCVPSQINYVINTRFTIERGYVVESKRGGGGYIRIMRVKAHDQVHLIDQLVSLVTKAISQSTAADIIFRLVEEDIISEREAKIMLSVMDRSVIMVDLPERDVLRGRMLKAMLDSLKYE
- a CDS encoding UvrB/UvrC motif-containing protein, yielding MICQECNERPATLHFTKVVNGEKTEVHLCEHCAQDKGDKFMFDSSPGFSVNNLLAGLLNISPAFKQAKTSEVPQQEVLQCEKCKMTFQQFINVGRFGCSHCYETFKSQLDPILKRVHSGNVEHHGKVPERMGGAIHLKKRILQLRTDLQNSIENEEFEHAAQIRDEIRSLEKEVKKEGGDAG
- a CDS encoding protein arginine kinase; this encodes MSLEKFLSNAVSSWMNEEGPNSDIVLSSRVRLARNFTDFRYSTLYSAEEAKEIVERVRDKVPLYPKDLGELEFLATNEIQPLQKRVLMEKHLISPNLAENENDGAVLLSHEEDVSIMINEEDHIRIQCLYPGLQLKEALNRANEIDDWFESEFNYAFDEKHGYLTTCPTNVGTGLRASVMMHLPGLVLTQQLNRIIPAINQLGLVVRGIYGEGSEALGNIFQISNQITLGKSEEDIVEDLLSVVKQIIEKEESARQALVKTSNIQLEDRVFRSLGVLEHSRIIESKEAAKCLSDVRLGIDLGYIKNISKNILNELMILTQPGFLQQYSGGPLKPNERDVRRSSLIRERIKLDKDACEEEE
- the clpC gene encoding ATP-dependent protease ATP-binding subunit ClpC; the protein is MMFGRFTERAQKVLALAQEEAIRLAHSNIGTEHILLGLVREGEGIAAKALTALGLSPEKIQKEVEGLIGKGTEKSQTIHYTPRAKKVIELSMDEARKLGHSYVGTEHILLGLIREGEGVAARVLGNLGVSLNKARQQVLQLLGSNDSNNHQGGGNANANTPTLDSLARDLTAIAREGSLDPVIGRSKEIQRVIEVLSRRTKNNPVLIGEPGVGKTAIAEGLAQQIIANEVPEILRDKRVMTLDMGTVVAGTKYRGEFEDRLKKVMDEIRQAGNIILFIDELHTLIGAGGAEGAIDASNILKPSLARGELQCIGATTLDEYRKYIEKDAALERRFQPIQVNEPTAEESIQILKGLRDRYEAHHRVSITDEAIDAAVKLSDRYISDRFLPDKAIDLIDEAGSKVRLRSYTTPPNLKELESRLEEIRKEKDAAVQSQEFEKAASLRDTEQKLREELEETKNTWKEKQGQENTEVTVEDIATVVSNWTGVPVSKLAQTETDRLLKLEEILHSRVIGQSEAVVAVSKAVRRARAGLKDPKRPIGSFIFLGPTGVGKTELARALAESMFGDEEAMIRIDMSEYMEKHSTSRLVGSPPGYVGYDEGGQLTEKVRRKPYSVILLDEIEKAHPDVFNILLQVLEDGRLTDSKGRTVDFRNTVLIMTSNVGAQSLKSNKYVGFNIQDGKQDYKDMKGKVMEELKRAFRPEFLNRIDEIIVFHSLEKDHLKEIVTLMSDQLTKRLKEQDIHIELSSAAKEKIADEGFDPEYGARPLRRAIQKHVEDKLSEELLRGKVLTGQSIVIDVEDKEFVVKVKEEANSTT